One Punica granatum isolate Tunisia-2019 unplaced genomic scaffold, ASM765513v2 Contig00430, whole genome shotgun sequence genomic window carries:
- the LOC116190388 gene encoding probable WRKY transcription factor 3, with the protein MANNGQPPPKPTITLPPRSSAAESLFGGGSSSGGPGTTPVPLFGFSPGPMTLVSSFFSEGEECKSFSQLLAGAVASSTAAAPSSSGEVRLRHNWTAATPPGVFSIPPGMSPAALFDSPGFLSHLPVSFGHPHQQALPQMSAQAQQPHGQHVRPEQASSSTLPAVPPFTASSSAYQQQKQQQVYLAESRETSDISYDQRAQSAPLVVDKPADDGYNWRKYGQKQVKGSEFPRSYYKCTSPGCPVKKKVERSLEGQITEIIYKGQHNHDLPQNNKRAKDHAVGDQSELNRLREVAQESSQLSAERFSGMSDSEELGDAETGVEERDEDEPDPKRRSADIRVSEAASSHRTVTEPKIIVQTTSEVDLLDDGYRWRKYGQKVVKGNPYPRSYYKCTTPGCNVRKHIERASTDPKAVITTYEGKHSHDVPAARASSHSVANSFASQLREQNMSSESDSLAGKADFRDGSGQPMGRLRLKEEKITQVSRDEKP; encoded by the exons ATGGCCAACAACGGTCAGCCGCCGCCAAAGCCCACGATAACTCTCCCGCCGCGCTCGTCAGCGGCGGAGTCTCTCTTCGGCGGCGGTAGCAGCAGCGGGGGACCGGGAACCACCCCTGTTCCCCTGTTCGGATTCAGCCCGGGCCCGATGACCCTCGTCTCAAGCTTCTTCTCCGAGGGCGAGGAGTGCAAGTCCTTCTCCCAGCTCCTCGCCGGCGCCGTGGCCTCCTCGACAGCTGCGGCCCCGTCATCGTCCGGTGAGGTCCGGTTGAGGCATAACTGGACGGCGGCTACGCCTCCTGGGGTGTTCTCGATACCGCCCGGGATGAGCCCGGCGGCTCTGTTCGACTCGCCCGGCTTCCTGTCTCATCTTCCG GTTTCTTTTGGACATCCGCACCAGCAAGCCCTTCCACAGATGTCAGCTCAGGCCCAACAGCCCCATGGCCAGCACGTTCGTCCCGAACAAGCATCCTCTTCAACTTTGCCCGCTGTTCCACCCTTCACTGCAAGTTCATCGGCATACCAGcagcagaagcagcagcaAGTATATTTAGCAGAGTCAAGAGAAACATCTGACATCTCGTACGACCAGAGGGCACAGTCCGCTCCATTGGTTGTCGATAAGCCTGCCGATGATGGCTATAACTGGAGGAAGTATGGACAGAAGCAGGTGAAGGGCAGCGAGTTCCCCCGGAGCTACTACAAGTGCACGAGCCCGGGCTGTCCCGTCAAGAAGAAGGTTGAGCGGTCGTTAGAAGGGCAGATAACGGAGATCATATACAAGGGGCAGCACAACCACGACCTGCCTCAAAACAACAAGCGGGCTAAAGATCATGCAGTTGGGGATCAGTCTGAGCTTAACAGATTGAGAGAGGTGGCGCAGGAATCTAGTCAACTGTCAGCTGAGCGGTTTTCTGGGATGAGTGATAGCGAGGAGTTGGGGGATGCTGAAACCGGAGTCGAAGAAAGAGATGAGGATGAACCCGACCCAAAGAGACG AAGTGCAGACATAAGGGTGTCTGAGGCAGCTTCTTCGCATAGGACTGTTACGGAGCCTAAAATCATCGTGCAGACCACAAGTGAAGTCGATCTCTTGGATGATGGATACCGGTGGCGGAAGTACGGGCAGAAAGTGGTCAAAGGGAATCCCTATCCCAG GAGCTACTATAAATGCACGACCCCGGGATGCAATGTCCGGAAGCACATCGAGCGGGCTTCAACAGACCCGAAAGCCGTCATAACGACTTATGAGGGCAAACATAGCCATGACGTCCCCGCCGCCCGAGCCAGCAGCCACAGCGTTGCCAACAGCTTCGCCTCTCAGCTGAGAGAGCAGAACATGTCCTCGGAAAGTGATTCCTTGGCCGGTAAGGCGGACTTCAGGGACGGCAGTGGACAGCCAATGGGCCGCCTACGCTTGAAGGAAGAGAAGATCACTCAAGTATCGCGCGATGAGAAGCCGTAA
- the LOC116190384 gene encoding probable protein S-acyltransferase 22: MRKHGWQLPYHPLQVVAVAVFLALGFAFYVFFAPFVGRKMFQYVAMGIYTPLIMCVFGLYIWCAAADPADPGVFRSKKYLNIPDSAKHNQSKSTKLGGESVSSMQDASSAALGGKALDAHATAFEVKEASTEMEKNNASSQDSSCFLWALAPCYFICKCCGSGEESSEHQASEDGMFYCSLCEVEVFKYSKHCRVCDKCVDRFDHHCRWLNNCIGKRNYRQFFTLMVSALLLLILQWATGILVLVCCFLQRKRFTVEIASKLGSSFSLVPFIIVVAVCTFLAMLATLPLAQLFFFHILLIKKGISTYDYIIALREQEQEQQGVGGPQSPQMSPMSSITGLSSASSFTTFRRGAWCTPPRLFLEDQFDVVPPDTGSVSSLGKKTAREESIKKKNPGAVKISPWTLARLNAEEVSRAAAEARKKSKILQPVARRESMLALEADRSFGSSGRRMIPCPDSNRRRPSKRVRLPADLAMEPLADLSSRTASKGFSETSSSLAPLQLEARSAFQTSRAMSSSAEIVGSSPESSLDSPDIHPFRVSSSGPEEARQLTGLSVAGSAARKGIPLSRSASDGYEASGGEDSDRVPSRLVQRSSNWSNLLFGYDQDERIARLQGSSSSAQIDNRKL; the protein is encoded by the exons ATGAGGAAGCACGGATGGCAACTTCCATACCATCCCCTGCAG GTGGTGGCAGTTGCTGTTTTTCTGGCATTAGGGTTTGCTTTCTATGTCTTCTTTGCACCCTTCGTCGGGAGGAAGATGTTTCAGTATGTGGCGATGGGAATCTACACTCCTCTG ATTATGTGCGTGTTCGGTCTGTATATCTGGTGCGCTGCTGCAGACCCTGCAGACCCAGGAGTTTTTAGGTCGAAAAAGTATCTCAACATACCTGACAGTGCGAAGCATAATCAGTCAAAGAGCACTAAGCTAGGGGGAGAATCGGTTTCTTCTATGCAAGATGCAAGTTCTGCTGCACTAGGTGGGAAAGCTCTCGATGCACATGCAACGGCTTTTGAAGTGAAAGAGGCGTCAActgaaatggaaaaaaataatgcgTCTTCACAGGATTCATCTTGCTTCCTCTGGGCCCTCGCCCCTTGTTACTTCATTTGCAAGTGCTGTGGTTCAGGGGAAGAATCTTCTGAGCATCAGGCTAGTGAGGATGGAATGTTCTACTGCAGTTTGTGTGAAGTAGAG GTTTTCAAGTACAGTAAACATTGTAGAGTTTGTGACAAATGCGTGGATCGATTTGACCACCACTGCAGG TGGCTCAACAACTGTATAGGTAAAAGGAACTATCGACAATTTTTCACTCTCATGGTTTCTGCTCTTCTATTG CTTATTCTACAGTGGGCAACTGGTATTCTTGTGCTTGTGTGCTGTTTCCTCCAGAGGAAGAGGTTCACTGTTGAAATTGCCTCCAAGCTAGGAAGCAGCTTCTCTTTGGTGCCTTTTATTATCGTAGTG GCTGTCTGCACCTTCCTGGCTATGCTTGCTACTTTGCCACTTGCTCAGCTATTCTTCTTTCACATACTTCTTATAAAGAAG GGAATCAGCACATATGATTACATAATAGCTTTGAGGGAGCAGGAGCAGGAGCAACAAGGAGTTGGAGGTCCTCAAAGTCCGCAAATGTCTCCAATGAGCTCTATCACTGGATTAAGCAGTGCGAGCTCTTTCACGACTTTCCGTCGGGGAGCATGGTGTACACCTCCCCGTCTTTTCCTGGAAGATCAG TTTGATGTTGTACCTCCCGACACCGGTTCTGTTAGTTCTCTAGGCAAAAAGACGGCAAGAGAGGAAtcaatcaagaaaaagaatcCTGGAGCGGTGAAGATCAGCCCATGGACCCTGGCCAGATTAAATGCAGAAGAGGTCTCGAGAGCCGCTGCAGAAGCCCGAAAGAAGTCCAAAATCCTACAGCCTGTTGCAAGAAGGGAATCCATGCTGGCCCTTGAAGCCGACAGAAGCTTTGGGAGTAGTGGCCGGCGAATGATTCCTTGTCCTGACAGTAACCGAAGGCGACCCAGCAAGCGGGTGAGGCTCCCAGCTGATTTGGCAATGGAGCCCTTGGCTGACCTTTCATCTAGAACTGCTAGCAAAGGCTTCTCAGAGACGTCCAGTAGCCTGGCTCCTCTTCAGCTTGAGGCACGGAGTGCCTTCCAAACAAGCCGAGCCATGTCAAGCTCAGCTGAGATTGTGGGCTCTTCGCCTGAGAGCAGCTTGGACTCCCCTGATATCCACCCATTCCGGGTCTCTTCATCAGGGCCTGAGGAGGCAAGGCAGCTAACTGGACTTTCTGTCGCAGGGTCCGCTGCAAGGAAAGGGATTCCATTGTCGAGGTCAGCTAGCGATGGGTATGAAGCATCGGGCGGGGAAGATAGCGATAGGGTTCCATCTAGACTTGTGCAGAGGTCGTCGAACTGGAGTAACCTTCTTTTCGGGTATGATCAAGATGAGAGGATTGCGAGACTACAAGGGTCATCCTCTTCAGCCCAGATTGATAACAGAAAGCTTTGA